Proteins from one Deinococcus actinosclerus genomic window:
- the gap gene encoding type I glyceraldehyde-3-phosphate dehydrogenase: MKVGINGFGRIGRLVFRVLEARGVEVVAINDLTDNKTLATLLKYDSTAGKFDGTVEYDDTSLTVNGKKIHALAERDPANIKWGEMGVDIVIESTGIFTSRDGAGKHIQGGAKKVIITAPAKGEDISVVLGVNEQDYDPAQHNIISNASCTTNSLGAPMKLIDEAFGIEKAIMTTVHSYTNDQRVLDLPHSDLRRARAAAVNIIPTSTGAAKAVSQVYPALKGKFDGTSLRVPTPTGSISDVVVILKRDVTAQEVNDVFRKAAEGSHKGIIAYTEDPIVLSDIVGDPHSAIIDGGLTMAMGSLVKFFSWYDNEWGYSNRIADLVQLVQQKG; this comes from the coding sequence ATGAAAGTAGGGATTAACGGCTTCGGCCGCATCGGCCGTCTGGTGTTCCGTGTTCTGGAAGCTCGCGGCGTTGAAGTGGTCGCCATCAACGACCTGACCGACAACAAGACGCTCGCCACCCTCCTGAAGTACGACAGCACCGCCGGCAAGTTCGACGGCACCGTCGAGTACGACGACACCTCCCTAACCGTGAACGGCAAGAAGATCCACGCGCTGGCCGAACGCGACCCCGCCAACATCAAGTGGGGCGAGATGGGCGTGGACATCGTCATCGAATCCACCGGTATCTTCACCAGCCGTGACGGCGCGGGCAAGCACATCCAGGGCGGCGCCAAGAAGGTCATCATCACCGCGCCCGCCAAGGGCGAGGACATCAGCGTCGTGCTGGGCGTCAACGAGCAGGACTACGACCCCGCGCAGCACAACATCATCAGCAACGCCAGCTGCACCACCAACAGCCTCGGCGCGCCCATGAAGCTCATCGATGAAGCCTTCGGCATCGAGAAGGCCATCATGACCACCGTGCACTCCTACACGAACGACCAGCGCGTGCTGGACCTGCCGCACAGCGACCTCCGGCGCGCCCGCGCCGCCGCCGTGAACATCATCCCCACCAGCACCGGCGCCGCCAAGGCCGTGTCGCAGGTGTACCCCGCGCTGAAGGGCAAGTTCGACGGCACCAGCCTGCGCGTGCCCACCCCCACGGGCAGCATCAGCGACGTCGTCGTGATCCTCAAGCGTGACGTGACCGCCCAGGAAGTCAACGACGTATTCCGCAAGGCCGCCGAGGGCAGCCACAAGGGCATCATCGCCTACACCGAAGACCCCATCGTGCTCAGCGACATCGTGGGCGACCCCCACAGCGCCATCATCGACGGCGGCCTGACCATGGCGATGGGCAGCCTCGTGAAGTTCTTCAGCTGGTACGACAACGAGTGGGGCTACAGCAACCGCATCGCCGACCTCGTGCAGCTGGTTCAGCAGAAAGGCTGA
- a CDS encoding aspartate kinase, whose protein sequence is MSYDLLVMKFGGTNMQDSRAIRHSASLAARSIRAGVKVVVVVSAMAGVTNQLLKLADAAQSGDIAAANDEIALMRTRHFTAAQELGAAPDSGTVREIREMHETLRQAVYGVYLLRELTPRSRDLIVAFGERLSAPLMSLALEQDGLRAHHLSGGEAGILTDSHFGNAKPMPNTYERVRDRLSGLLSAGVTPVVAGFMGETEKGAITTLGRGGTDFSATIVGKALGADEVWAWKDVDGVMSADPRVVKDARNIEVLSYGEVMELAYFGAKVLHPLAVTPLQESGIPLRVKSAADPDFPGTLVQAQARDEAGHPVKAVTAIRNVSIINVSGAGVLGIPEVIASVFDAIARENVTLLMVSQSSSMSNVSLAVQTVDAERTLAALRAGVSLELKVEEQPGVAVLAIVGSGMRGQRGVSARMFTALAEQDVNVLMISQGSSELNVSVAVEADHVDAATLSVHRAFDLGATATA, encoded by the coding sequence ATGAGTTACGACCTTCTCGTCATGAAGTTCGGCGGCACCAACATGCAGGATTCGCGCGCCATCCGCCACAGCGCCTCCCTGGCCGCCCGCTCCATCCGCGCCGGGGTGAAGGTCGTCGTGGTCGTCTCGGCCATGGCGGGCGTCACGAACCAGCTGCTGAAACTCGCCGACGCCGCGCAGTCCGGCGACATCGCCGCCGCGAACGACGAGATCGCGCTGATGCGCACCCGGCACTTCACGGCCGCGCAGGAACTCGGCGCGGCTCCCGACAGCGGCACCGTGCGCGAGATCCGCGAGATGCACGAGACGCTGCGCCAGGCGGTGTACGGCGTGTACCTCCTGCGCGAACTGACTCCCCGCAGCCGCGACCTGATCGTCGCGTTCGGCGAGCGCCTCTCCGCACCCCTGATGAGCCTCGCGCTGGAGCAGGACGGCCTGCGCGCCCACCACCTCTCCGGCGGCGAGGCCGGCATCCTCACCGACAGTCACTTCGGGAACGCCAAGCCCATGCCGAACACCTACGAGCGGGTCAGGGACCGCCTGAGCGGCCTGCTGTCCGCCGGGGTCACGCCGGTCGTGGCGGGCTTCATGGGCGAAACCGAGAAGGGTGCCATCACCACCCTGGGGCGCGGCGGCACCGACTTCAGCGCCACCATCGTCGGCAAGGCGCTCGGCGCCGACGAGGTGTGGGCCTGGAAGGACGTGGACGGCGTCATGAGCGCCGACCCGAGGGTCGTGAAGGACGCGCGCAACATCGAGGTGCTCTCCTACGGCGAGGTGATGGAACTCGCGTACTTCGGCGCGAAGGTGCTGCACCCGCTGGCGGTCACACCCCTTCAGGAGAGCGGCATCCCCCTGCGCGTCAAGAGCGCCGCCGACCCGGACTTCCCGGGCACGCTGGTGCAGGCGCAGGCGCGTGACGAGGCCGGGCATCCGGTCAAGGCCGTCACCGCGATCCGCAACGTCAGCATCATCAACGTGAGCGGTGCGGGCGTGCTGGGCATTCCCGAGGTGATCGCCAGCGTGTTCGACGCGATCGCCCGCGAGAACGTCACGCTGCTGATGGTGTCGCAGTCGTCGAGCATGAGCAACGTGTCACTGGCCGTGCAGACCGTGGACGCCGAGCGCACCCTGGCCGCCCTGCGCGCCGGGGTCAGCCTGGAACTGAAGGTCGAGGAGCAGCCCGGCGTGGCGGTGCTCGCCATCGTGGGCAGCGGCATGCGCGGGCAGCGGGGCGTGTCCGCGCGGATGTTCACGGCGCTGGCCGAGCAGGACGTGAACGTGCTGATGATCTCGCAGGGCAGCAGCGAACTGAACGTGTCCGTCGCCGTGGAGGCCGACCACGTGGACGCCGCCACCCTCTCGGTGCACCGCGCCTTCGATCTGGGCGCGACCGCCACCGCCTGA
- a CDS encoding YceI family protein, with protein MQRALIWAAAVTSTLGGPAPAASYRAADGTASFTHTVRFIPVRGSIAGVTASVELDPANLAATTGSVTVPVVNLKTGIGLRDTHAKGAEALNTAKFPNATFKLEKLTGGKLVEGQTLSTTASGTLTVKGTSKSVSVPVKATLQGGKVNVSTQFKFNPFDFDVRYPGSSDSVTVDVAFVLNAG; from the coding sequence ATGCAACGGGCACTGATCTGGGCGGCTGCCGTCACCTCGACCCTGGGGGGGCCTGCGCCGGCGGCCTCCTACCGCGCGGCGGACGGCACCGCCAGCTTCACGCACACGGTGCGCTTCATTCCGGTGCGGGGCAGCATCGCGGGCGTGACCGCCAGCGTGGAGCTCGATCCGGCGAATCTCGCGGCGACGACCGGCAGCGTGACGGTCCCGGTCGTGAACCTGAAGACCGGGATCGGTCTGCGGGACACGCACGCCAAGGGCGCGGAGGCGCTGAACACCGCGAAGTTCCCGAACGCGACCTTCAAACTGGAGAAACTGACCGGCGGGAAACTCGTCGAGGGCCAGACGCTGTCCACCACGGCGTCCGGTACCCTGACCGTGAAGGGCACGTCGAAGAGCGTCAGCGTGCCGGTCAAGGCGACGTTGCAGGGGGGGAAGGTGAACGTGAGTACTCAGTTCAAGTTCAATCCCTTCGATTTCGACGTGCGTTACCCGGGCAGTAGCGATTCGGTGACGGTGGACGTGGCGTTCGTGCTGAACGCCGGGTAA
- the aspS gene encoding aspartate--tRNA ligase, translated as MKRTAMIGHLTPAHAGQTITLQGWVNRRRDLGGLIFLELRDRSGLVQVQVEPDSAAFADADRLRAEYVAEIEGTYQARPESQRKGGLADFEVIATRVKVLNTAKTTPFELEKGDSVAEDIRLKFRYLDLRRPEMQRNLVLRSKAVAAVTEYLDREGFVQVETPMLTKSTPEGARDFLVPSRQNPGEFYALPQSPQLFKQMLMIAGYDRYYQLARCFRDEDLRADRQPDFTQLDMEMSFVELDDVLSTQEGLMAHVFRETMGVELPLPFPRMAYMDAMNLYGSDKPDLRFDLKFTDVTDLFQGGEFKAFAAAQAVKVIAAPELTRKQIDELERIAKQNGAGGLAWLKRDGDGFTGGISKFVTAQAAELIARTGVAQGGTLLFTAGEWKKAVGALGAVRLALRDLFDLAATGPQFHVSWVTEFPQLEFDDESGTWTYMHHPFTAPHPDDLDLFGTDRQGEIRAQAYDLVLNGFEVGGGSIRIHDPAVQAKMFQAIGFSAEQARDKFGFFMDALEYGTPPHGGIAWGFDRLIMVMSGASSIREVIAFPKNNRGVDLMALAPSPVEPGQLADVGLSVAVSAD; from the coding sequence ATGAAACGCACCGCCATGATCGGCCACCTCACGCCCGCGCACGCCGGGCAGACCATCACCTTACAGGGCTGGGTGAACCGCCGCCGCGACCTGGGCGGCCTGATCTTCCTGGAACTGCGGGACCGCAGCGGTCTGGTGCAGGTGCAGGTCGAACCGGACTCCGCCGCGTTCGCGGACGCGGACCGCCTGCGCGCCGAGTACGTCGCAGAAATCGAGGGCACCTACCAGGCCCGCCCCGAAAGCCAGCGTAAGGGGGGCCTCGCGGACTTCGAGGTGATCGCCACGCGCGTGAAGGTGCTGAACACTGCGAAGACCACGCCTTTCGAACTGGAGAAGGGCGACAGCGTCGCCGAGGACATCCGCCTGAAGTTCCGGTACCTCGACCTGCGCCGCCCGGAGATGCAACGCAACCTCGTCCTGCGCAGCAAGGCCGTCGCCGCCGTCACCGAGTACCTCGACCGCGAGGGCTTCGTGCAGGTCGAGACGCCCATGCTCACGAAATCCACGCCCGAGGGCGCCCGTGACTTCCTGGTGCCCAGCCGCCAGAACCCCGGTGAGTTCTACGCGCTGCCGCAGAGCCCGCAGCTGTTCAAGCAGATGCTGATGATCGCCGGGTACGACCGCTACTACCAGCTGGCCCGCTGCTTCCGCGACGAGGACCTGCGCGCCGACCGCCAGCCGGACTTCACGCAGCTCGACATGGAGATGAGCTTCGTGGAGCTCGACGACGTGCTGAGCACCCAGGAGGGCCTGATGGCCCACGTGTTCCGCGAGACGATGGGCGTCGAACTGCCCCTTCCCTTCCCGCGCATGGCGTACATGGACGCCATGAACCTCTACGGGTCCGACAAGCCCGACCTGCGCTTCGACCTGAAGTTCACGGACGTCACCGACCTGTTCCAGGGCGGCGAGTTCAAGGCCTTCGCCGCTGCGCAGGCCGTCAAGGTGATCGCGGCGCCCGAACTGACCCGCAAGCAGATCGACGAACTCGAACGGATCGCCAAGCAGAACGGCGCGGGCGGCCTCGCGTGGCTCAAACGTGACGGCGACGGCTTCACCGGCGGGATCAGCAAGTTCGTCACCGCGCAGGCCGCCGAACTGATCGCCCGCACCGGCGTCGCGCAGGGCGGCACCCTCCTGTTCACCGCGGGTGAGTGGAAGAAAGCCGTCGGCGCGCTGGGCGCGGTCCGCCTCGCCCTGCGGGACCTGTTCGACCTCGCCGCCACTGGCCCGCAGTTCCATGTCTCCTGGGTCACCGAGTTCCCCCAGCTGGAATTCGACGACGAGAGCGGCACCTGGACGTACATGCACCACCCCTTCACCGCCCCCCACCCCGACGACCTGGACCTCTTCGGCACAGACCGCCAGGGCGAAATCCGCGCGCAGGCGTACGACCTCGTCCTGAACGGCTTTGAGGTCGGCGGCGGCAGCATCCGCATCCACGACCCCGCCGTGCAGGCCAAGATGTTCCAGGCCATCGGCTTCAGCGCCGAACAGGCCCGCGACAAGTTCGGGTTCTTCATGGACGCCCTCGAGTACGGCACGCCCCCCCACGGCGGCATCGCCTGGGGTTTCGACCGCCTGATCATGGTCATGAGCGGCGCGAGCAGCATCCGCGAGGTCATCGCCTTCCCGAAGAACAACCGCGGCGTGGACCTGATGGCGCTGGCGCCCTCCCCCGTCGAGCCCGGGCAGCTGGCCGACGTGGGGCTGAGCGTGGCCGTTTCAGCAGACTGA
- the hisS gene encoding histidine--tRNA ligase: MVIKPPKGTKDLLPPQSPKLTLDVSAQAHGWLVEVARRVLERAGAQRIDTPIFEEADIVKRGVGGSTDIVRKEMFTVSYFGDHGGYILRPEGTAAIVRAYLFNGLKQLPSPLKLWTHGPMFRAENVQAGRLRQFHQVDYEVLGSTEALVDAEAIALMVGVVRELGLTGVRVKLGSIGDPEDRERYNTYLRELFTPQLERLSDDSKDRLTRNPMRILDSKSASDQELLAELGVKPMLDFLGEEAGAHFRAVQGYLTEWGVEFDIDPSIVRGLDYYRRTAWELHHEGVGAKSALGGGGRYDGLAQELGSKETIPGIGWAFGVERLLLALKAEGMALPEIAGPLLYVAALDEVNVPHAARTAMSARAHARAEFAYRAMKPAAAFRDAERRGAHWVALLGTDEVTQGTLSLKNIRTGEQRSLAAADLATFLQEHA, encoded by the coding sequence ATGGTGATCAAACCCCCTAAGGGCACGAAAGATCTGTTGCCCCCACAGAGCCCTAAGCTCACGCTCGACGTTTCGGCGCAGGCGCACGGTTGGTTGGTAGAGGTCGCACGGCGCGTTCTTGAACGTGCAGGCGCGCAGCGCATTGATACTCCGATATTTGAAGAGGCTGACATCGTGAAGCGGGGAGTAGGCGGTAGCACCGATATTGTCCGCAAAGAGATGTTCACGGTTTCCTACTTCGGCGATCATGGGGGTTATATCCTCCGCCCTGAGGGGACTGCCGCTATCGTTCGCGCCTATCTTTTTAATGGGTTGAAGCAACTTCCCTCCCCATTGAAGCTATGGACGCATGGTCCAATGTTCCGCGCAGAGAACGTCCAAGCGGGTCGCCTGCGACAATTCCATCAGGTGGATTACGAGGTGCTGGGCAGCACGGAGGCGCTGGTGGACGCCGAGGCCATCGCGCTGATGGTGGGCGTGGTCCGCGAACTGGGACTCACGGGCGTGCGCGTGAAGCTGGGCAGCATCGGCGACCCGGAGGACCGCGAGCGCTACAACACGTACCTGCGCGAGCTGTTCACGCCGCAGCTGGAGCGCCTGTCGGACGACTCGAAGGACCGCCTGACCCGCAACCCCATGCGCATCCTGGACAGCAAGAGCGCCTCGGATCAGGAGCTGCTCGCGGAGCTGGGCGTCAAACCCATGCTGGATTTCTTGGGCGAGGAGGCGGGCGCGCACTTCCGCGCCGTGCAGGGCTACCTGACCGAGTGGGGCGTGGAGTTCGACATCGACCCCAGCATCGTGCGGGGCCTGGACTACTACCGCCGCACCGCCTGGGAACTGCACCACGAGGGCGTCGGCGCGAAGTCCGCGCTGGGCGGCGGGGGCCGCTACGACGGGCTGGCGCAGGAACTCGGCAGCAAGGAGACCATTCCCGGCATCGGCTGGGCGTTCGGCGTGGAGCGGCTCCTGCTGGCGCTGAAAGCCGAAGGCATGGCCCTCCCGGAGATCGCCGGCCCGCTGCTGTACGTCGCCGCGCTGGACGAGGTGAACGTCCCGCACGCCGCGCGCACCGCCATGAGCGCCCGCGCGCACGCCCGCGCGGAGTTCGCGTACCGCGCGATGAAACCCGCCGCCGCCTTCCGCGACGCCGAGCGGCGCGGCGCGCACTGGGTGGCCCTCCTCGGGACCGACGAGGTCACGCAGGGCACCCTCAGCCTCAAGAACATCAGGACCGGTGAGCAGCGCAGCCTCGCCGCCGCCGACCTCGCCACCTTCCTTCAGGAGCACGCATGA
- a CDS encoding alpha/beta fold hydrolase, whose translation MSTESFTHDGAHLGVRRTGTGPPVVLVHGLSGSTRWWRFNVPALKQAHAVYSLDLSGYGRSWGRPSRSVRDAADLICAWLDAQDLRDVTLVGHSMGGQISLHVAAQRPDRVRNLVLVCASGLLRANAARTALHLPRAAWMGERRFIGRIVFDGLRAGPLNLWRNATDLLRDSVQDVLPFVYARTLIIWGERDILVPLALGQLLHEALPGSRFEVIPRAGHVAMVDRPAVFNALLLDFLNGGEDGPSS comes from the coding sequence GTGTCCACCGAGTCCTTCACGCATGACGGCGCGCACCTGGGCGTGCGGCGCACCGGGACGGGGCCGCCGGTCGTACTCGTCCATGGCCTGAGCGGCTCGACCCGCTGGTGGCGGTTCAACGTGCCCGCGCTGAAGCAGGCGCACGCGGTGTACAGCCTGGACCTCAGCGGGTACGGCCGTTCCTGGGGGCGGCCCTCGCGCAGCGTGCGGGACGCGGCCGACCTGATCTGCGCGTGGCTGGACGCGCAGGACCTGCGCGACGTGACACTGGTCGGGCACTCCATGGGCGGGCAGATCAGTCTGCATGTCGCGGCGCAGCGGCCCGACCGGGTGCGGAACCTCGTGCTCGTGTGTGCCAGCGGCCTGCTGCGGGCGAACGCCGCGCGGACGGCGCTGCACCTGCCGCGCGCCGCGTGGATGGGCGAGCGCCGCTTCATCGGCCGGATCGTGTTCGACGGGCTGCGGGCCGGACCGCTGAACCTGTGGCGCAATGCCACGGACCTCCTGCGCGACAGCGTGCAGGACGTCCTGCCGTTCGTGTACGCCCGGACGCTGATCATCTGGGGTGAGCGCGACATCCTGGTGCCGCTCGCGCTGGGGCAGCTGCTGCACGAGGCGCTGCCCGGGTCCCGCTTCGAGGTGATTCCCCGCGCCGGGCACGTGGCGATGGTGGACCGCCCGGCCGTCTTCAACGCGCTCCTGCTGGACTTCCTGAACGGGGGAGAGGACGGACCCTCCTCTTGA
- a CDS encoding phosphatase PAP2 family protein, giving the protein MFPRSRREFLPFVRTHWRSLLLLLLGVMAPFVLFTHLTHEVFREGGFAWDQAVLNWYAQRRTPELTRFAELLALLGGVTILPFVVLAIAWLLGQSNGRAHGWFLVTGVAGATLLNVVAKVVFQRPRPDELMAVLTEPGFSFPSGHAMANAAFGFALTLVFWRSRAGWPVAVFGVLWALAIGISRNYLGVHYPSDVLAGFTASVTWVAGLYILMARRWPHLRRSPAGESDTR; this is encoded by the coding sequence ATGTTTCCCCGTTCCCGGCGTGAATTCCTGCCGTTCGTCCGGACGCACTGGCGTTCCCTGCTGCTGCTGCTGCTGGGCGTCATGGCGCCCTTCGTGCTGTTCACGCACCTGACCCACGAGGTGTTCCGAGAGGGCGGCTTCGCGTGGGATCAGGCGGTGCTGAACTGGTACGCGCAGCGCCGCACCCCGGAATTGACGCGCTTCGCGGAACTGCTGGCCTTGCTGGGCGGCGTGACGATCCTGCCCTTCGTGGTGCTGGCGATCGCGTGGCTGCTGGGCCAGTCGAACGGCCGGGCGCACGGCTGGTTCCTGGTGACGGGGGTGGCCGGGGCCACGCTGCTCAACGTCGTGGCGAAGGTGGTGTTCCAGCGGCCCCGCCCGGACGAACTGATGGCCGTCCTGACCGAGCCGGGATTCAGTTTTCCCAGCGGGCACGCCATGGCGAACGCCGCGTTCGGGTTCGCGCTGACCCTGGTGTTCTGGCGGTCCCGGGCCGGGTGGCCGGTGGCGGTGTTCGGGGTGCTGTGGGCGCTGGCTATCGGCATCAGCCGCAACTACCTGGGCGTGCACTACCCGTCCGACGTGCTGGCAGGCTTCACGGCCAGCGTGACCTGGGTGGCGGGGCTGTACATCCTGATGGCGCGCCGCTGGCCGCACCTGCGCCGGAGTCCGGCCGGGGAGAGCGATACCCGCTAG
- a CDS encoding alpha/beta fold hydrolase, producing MSGQPTYLTVNGLRTHAWKRGRGAPLVIVPGLGCASWMYARLARELARERTVFVYDPPGHGDSQGRPDFPVCIKHLTDHLAAWLRAAGLEGTPVFGHSLGGEVMFDLAARYPDCAPALIACAPTGIPENPSVRLQLARLLRDLPRERLGLLWPGLRAYARCGGRRMLLLARDQEAHMTGPLLPRVRVPTLLIDGQSDPVIQTWTVERICADIPEAVARQIPGAPHGLTDTHPRAVAQLTLEFLRRVGH from the coding sequence TTGAGCGGACAGCCGACGTACCTGACGGTGAATGGTCTGCGCACCCACGCCTGGAAGCGGGGTCGGGGTGCGCCGCTCGTGATCGTGCCGGGTCTGGGCTGCGCCTCGTGGATGTACGCGCGGCTCGCGCGTGAACTGGCGCGCGAACGCACGGTCTTCGTGTACGACCCCCCGGGGCACGGCGACAGCCAGGGCCGCCCGGATTTTCCGGTGTGCATCAAGCACCTGACCGATCACCTGGCCGCGTGGCTGCGTGCCGCCGGTCTGGAAGGCACGCCGGTGTTCGGGCACTCGCTGGGCGGCGAGGTGATGTTCGACCTCGCGGCGCGCTACCCCGACTGCGCGCCGGCCCTGATCGCGTGCGCGCCGACCGGCATTCCCGAGAACCCCAGCGTGCGGCTTCAACTCGCGCGGCTGCTGCGGGATCTGCCGCGCGAGCGGCTGGGGCTGCTGTGGCCCGGTCTGCGGGCCTACGCCCGCTGTGGGGGGCGGCGCATGCTCCTGCTGGCCCGCGACCAGGAGGCCCATATGACCGGTCCCCTGCTGCCGCGCGTGCGGGTGCCCACCCTGCTCATCGACGGTCAGAGTGATCCGGTTATCCAGACGTGGACGGTCGAGCGGATCTGTGCGGACATCCCGGAGGCCGTGGCGCGGCAGATTCCCGGTGCGCCGCACGGCCTGACGGACACGCATCCGCGCGCGGTGGCGCAACTGACGCTGGAGTTTCTGAGACGCGTCGGTCACTGA
- the uvrC gene encoding excinuclease ABC subunit UvrC, whose amino-acid sequence MHPDDLPVLPTTPGVYIFRKGGTPIYIGKANNLRSRVNQHFKAGGKSGKFTALADTLEFITARNEVEALVLEANLIKQHRPHYNVTLKDDKHYPFLKLTNEAFPMLVVTRRVLKDGGRYYGPYPDSSAVRRVKNLIDTMFPLRKNSGLPMQHKPRPCLNFHMGRCLGPCVDRADPDEYARVVEDVTSLLEGRAAPVIARLREDMKVAAKGQDFEQAARVRDRVQAVEKLFGTEQHAFVSEETDLDFLGAAQAGEYAMVQLFRMRGGRVVGRDKRFLTGTEDAPLGEIVEAFVQDYYTQATHVPPLILLPADFEDAPTWSDFLSEKAGRKVEMRTPKRGDKVDLIDMAQRNAQNGLDSEMALLERRGDHPGLDALREVLALPDRPWRIEGYDNSNLFGTNIVSGMVVFEGGRSRRGEHRRFKVRGLDHPDDYTSMRQTITRRFTGSLSDKLPLPDLLLIDGGRGQVNAALDALKEANVHIPVVGLAKREERLILPGRYGAQWWLETGTEVGVDRELLLPHTHPALRMLIGVRDEVHNYAVTYHRKLRGESMLRSVFDDLPGIGQKRRDALLEHFTSLEDLASAPVEQIAAVPGMTMRAAQSVKTFLTEREARAAPIA is encoded by the coding sequence GTGCATCCCGACGACCTGCCCGTGCTGCCCACCACGCCCGGCGTGTACATCTTCCGCAAGGGCGGGACACCCATCTACATCGGCAAGGCCAACAACCTCCGTTCGCGCGTCAACCAGCACTTCAAGGCGGGCGGCAAGAGCGGGAAGTTCACCGCGCTGGCCGACACGCTGGAGTTCATCACCGCCCGCAACGAGGTCGAGGCGCTGGTGCTCGAAGCGAATCTCATCAAGCAGCACCGGCCCCACTACAACGTCACGCTGAAGGACGACAAGCACTACCCGTTCCTGAAACTGACGAACGAGGCCTTCCCCATGCTGGTCGTCACGCGGCGTGTGCTCAAGGACGGCGGGCGCTACTACGGGCCGTACCCGGACTCGTCGGCGGTGCGACGCGTGAAGAACCTGATCGACACGATGTTCCCGCTGCGGAAGAACAGTGGGCTGCCCATGCAGCACAAGCCGCGCCCCTGCCTGAACTTCCACATGGGCCGCTGCCTGGGCCCCTGCGTGGACCGCGCCGATCCCGACGAGTACGCGCGGGTTGTGGAGGACGTGACCAGTCTGCTGGAGGGCCGCGCCGCACCGGTCATCGCCCGGCTGCGCGAGGACATGAAGGTTGCCGCGAAGGGACAGGATTTCGAGCAGGCCGCCCGAGTGCGCGACCGCGTGCAGGCCGTCGAGAAACTGTTCGGGACCGAGCAGCACGCCTTCGTCAGCGAGGAGACCGACCTGGACTTCCTGGGCGCCGCGCAGGCCGGGGAATACGCGATGGTGCAGCTGTTCCGCATGCGCGGCGGGCGCGTCGTGGGACGCGACAAGCGGTTCCTGACCGGCACGGAGGACGCCCCGCTGGGCGAGATCGTCGAGGCGTTCGTGCAGGACTACTACACGCAGGCGACCCACGTCCCGCCGCTGATCCTGCTGCCCGCCGACTTCGAGGACGCCCCCACCTGGAGTGACTTCCTGTCGGAGAAGGCCGGGCGCAAGGTCGAGATGCGCACCCCCAAACGCGGCGACAAGGTCGATCTGATCGACATGGCGCAGCGCAACGCGCAGAACGGCCTGGATTCCGAGATGGCGCTGCTGGAACGCCGGGGCGACCACCCGGGCCTGGACGCGCTGCGCGAGGTGCTGGCCCTCCCGGACCGACCCTGGCGGATCGAGGGCTATGACAACAGCAACCTCTTCGGCACGAACATCGTGTCCGGCATGGTGGTGTTCGAGGGGGGCCGCTCACGGCGCGGGGAGCACCGGCGCTTCAAGGTGCGCGGCCTGGATCACCCGGACGACTACACGAGCATGCGGCAGACGATCACGCGGCGCTTCACGGGCAGCCTCAGCGACAAGCTGCCCCTCCCGGACCTGCTGCTGATCGACGGGGGGCGCGGGCAGGTGAACGCCGCGCTGGACGCCCTGAAGGAGGCGAACGTGCACATCCCGGTCGTGGGCCTCGCCAAGCGGGAGGAACGCCTGATCCTCCCCGGGCGGTACGGCGCGCAGTGGTGGCTGGAGACCGGCACGGAGGTCGGCGTGGACCGTGAACTGCTGCTGCCGCACACCCACCCGGCGCTGCGGATGCTGATCGGCGTGCGCGACGAGGTGCACAACTACGCCGTGACGTACCACCGCAAGCTGCGCGGGGAATCCATGCTGCGCAGCGTGTTCGACGATCTGCCGGGCATCGGGCAGAAGCGGCGCGACGCGCTGCTGGAGCACTTCACGAGCCTGGAGGATCTGGCGAGCGCCCCGGTCGAGCAGATCGCGGCGGTGCCCGGCATGACCATGCGCGCCGCCCAGAGCGTCAAGACCTTCCTGACCGAACGCGAGGCGCGCGCGGCCCCCATCGCCTGA